TCGTGCCCGAGCCGGCGGGAGCGCCCGTGGTGGTCCTGGGGGAGGATCACGTCCTGATCTCGGCGTCCGCGCCCCGGACCGCCGAACGGCTGCGCGCCGACGGGCTGCGCGTCACGGTGGTCGACATCGGCGAGTTCGAGGCGCTCGAGGGCGGCGTGACCTGCCTGTCCGTGCTGGTCCCCTAGCCCTCGGCGCACGCACACCGGCCGGCGACCCCGGTGAGAAGTTGGTAAAGCGTTGTTCACCTACGGGATGATCGACGGAAATATCACGCTCCAAACTTGGCAGAGGGAAAACTCGGGGCCAGGCGAAGGAGTGGATAGTTGCGCTACACATCCCTGCGGTTTTGGGCGGCCCTCGCGGTCCTGCCGATGGCGCTGGTCGCCGGCTGCGGTGATTCGTCGGGCACGGGCGGTTCGGCCGACGACGGAAAGACGATCAAGGTCGGTATTCTGCACTCGCTGAGCGGCACCATGTCGATCAGCGAGGTCACCGTCGCCAACGCCGAGAAGATGGCGGTCGACGAGATCAACGCGGCCGGCGGGGTGCTCGGCAAGAAACTCGAGGTGGTGCAGGAGGACGGCGCCTCGGACTGGCCCACCTTCGCCCAGAAGGCCCAGAAGCTCATCAGGAAGGACAAGGTCGCGGCCGTGTTCGGCGGCTGGACCTCGGCCAGCCGCAAGGCGATGCTGCCGGTGTTCGAGCGCAACAAGGCGCTGCTGTGGTACCCGGTGCAGTACGAGGGACTGGAGAGCTCCCCGTACATCTTCTACACCGGCGCGACCACCAATCAGCAGATCGTGCCGGGCCTCGACTATCTCAAGGAAAAGGGCAAGAAGCGCATCTTCCTGGTGGGCAGCGACTACGTCTTCCCGCGCACCGCCAACAAAATCATCAGGGCCTATGCCAAGGCGAACGGCATGGAGGTCATCGGCGAGGAGTACACGCCTCTCGGGCACACCGAATACAGCACCCTGGTGAACAAGGTGGTGGCCGCGAAACCGGACGCCGTGTTCAACACGCTCAACGGCGACAGCAACGTCTCGTTCTTCAAGCAGCTCAAGAGCGCCGGGACGACACCCGACAAGATGCCCGTGATGTCGGTGAGCATCGCCGAGGAGGAGGTCAAGGGCATCGGGGTCGCCAACATCGTCGGCCACCCGGTGGCCTGGAACTACTACCAGACCACCCCGGGCGCGGTGAACGAGAAGTTCGTCAAGGCGTTCCAGACCCGCCACAAGGGCGCGGTGACCTCCGACCCGATGGAGGCCGGCTACAACGCCGTCCACCTGTGGGCCGCCGCCGTCAAGAAGGCCGGCACCACCGACGTGGAGGCCGTCAAGAAGGCCGCCGCCGGGATCGTCCTCGATCTGCCCGAGGGCCGGGTCACCATCGACGGGCCCACCCAGCACATGCACAAGACCGCGCGGATCGGGGTCATCCAGCCCGACGGCCTGATCAAGGAGGTCTGGAGCTCCGGAAAGCCGATCAAGCCGGACCCGTACCTGAAGTCCTACCCCTGGGCCGCCGGGCTGGCGTCCTAGCCGGACCGGGGCCCGACGAAGGCCGGCGGCGTGCGCGACGGGGCGGACGCCGCCTCCGGGTGACGGCGAGCACACGAGGAGGCGGCACACTTTGGAAGGACTGCTCAACCAGTTGCCGATCGGGCTCAGCATCGCGGCGGTGCTCCTGCTGATCGCGCTGGGGCTGACGTTCACGTTCGGCCAGATGGGCGTGATCAACATGGCCCACGGCGAGTTCATCATGGCCGGGGCCTACACCGCGTACATGCTGCAGGACTGGGCCGGCGCCCAGGCGACCGCGGTCGCGCTGCCCGTCGCGTTCGCGCTGGCGGGCGGCATGGGCTGGGTGCTGGAGCGCACCGCGATCCGGCACTTCTACGGCCGGCCGCTGGACACCCTGCTGCTCACCTGGGGCGTGAGCCTGGTGCTCCAGCAGGCCGCGCGCGACATCTTCGGGGCGCCGAACGTGCAGGTGGTGGCCCCGTCCTGGCTGAACGGCCGGATCGAGGTCGGCGGCACGGTGCTGCCGTACAACCGGCTGTTCATCCTGGCGCTGGCGATCGTCTGCGTGGTCGGGATCTGGGCGTACATGAACCGGTCGGCGCAGGGCCGCCGGATGCGGGCCGTCATGCAGAACCGGGAACTGGCCGCGTGCAGCGGCGTCGCCACCGCGCGGGTCGACCAGCTCACCTTCTTCATCGGGTCCGGGCTGGCCGGGGTCGCCGGGGTGGCGCTCACCCTGATCGGCCCCGTCGGGCCCTCCCTGGGGACCTACTACATCGTGGACGCGTTCCTGGTCGTGGTGGCCGGCGGGCTCGGCCAACTGCGCGGCGCGGTGATCGCCGCCGTGGCCCTCGGGATGCTGAACTCCTTCGCCGAGTTTTGGACCAACGCCAGCCTGGCCAAGGTGATCGTGTTCGGCGCGATCATCGCCTTCCTCCAGGTCCGGCCGCAGGGCATGTTCGTGCTGCGCTCGCGGGCGCTGACATGAGCGAGCGGACGCGCGGATACGCGCTGTTCGGGGCGGTCGCGCTGCTCCTGCTGGTGGTGGCGCCGCTGGCGCTGCCCGCGTTCCGGCTGGACGAGCTGGCCAAGTACCTGTGCTTCGCCATCGCCGCCCTGGGCATCGGGCTGGCCTGGGGCCAGGGCGGCATGCTGACGCTCGGCCAGGGCGTGTTCTTCGGCCTCGGCGGCTACGCGATGGGCATGTACCTCAAGCTCCACGACGCCGGGGGAGACCTGCCCGACTTCATGGTGTGGAGCGGCGTGGAGCACCTGCCCGCGCTGTGGGGGCCGTTCCGCAACCCCGTGGTGGCGATCGCGGCGGTGGTCGTCGTGCCGGTGGCCGTGGCGGTGCTGCTGGGCGTGCTGGTGTTCCGTCAGCGGGTGCGCGGCGCGTACTTCGCGCTGCTGACCCAGGCGCTGGCCGCCGCGTTCGTGATCCTGCTGGTCGGCCAACAGGGACTGACCGGCGGGACGAACGGGCTCACCAACTTCTACGACGTCTTCGGCCGCGACCCGGAGGCCGAGAGCACCCAGCGGACCATGTACTTCGTCACCGCGGGCGTGCTGGGCGTCCTCTACCTGCTGGCGCGGCAACTGGTGAAGAGCCGCTTCGGCCGGCTGCTCGTCGCCGTCCGGGACGGCGAGGACCGGGTCCGGTTCCTCGGTTACAACCCGGCCACCGTCAAGACCATCACCTTCGCCGTCTCGGCGGGCATGGCGGGGCTGGCGGGCGCCCTGTTCGTGCCGGTCGTCGGGATCATCTCGCCGTCGCTGCTCGGCGTCGTCCCGTCGCTGGAGCTGGTGGTGGCCGTCGCGGTCGGCGGCCGGTACGCCCTGGCGGGGGCGATCCTCGGGGCCGTCGCCATGAACTACGCCAAGACCTCGCTCAGCGAGCAGTGGGCCGACGGCTGGCTCTACCTGCAGGGCGCGCTGTTCATCCTGGTGATGACCCTGGCCCCCAAGGGCGCCATCGGCCTCTACCACCAGCTCAGGGACGCCGTCGCCCGCCGCCGCGGCCCGTCCGTCCAGGTCACGGTGAAGGAGGAGGTGCCCGCATGACGGCGCTGCTGGAGATCCGAGGGTTGGAGGTCGTGTTCGACGGGTTCCGGGCCCTCGACGGCGTGGACCTCACCGTCGACCAGGGGGAGCTGCGGTTCCTGATCGGGCCGAACGGGGCGGGCAAGACCACCCTGATCGACGTGATCACCGGGCTGACCCGTCCCGCGGGCGGCACGGTCGCGTTCGGCGGCGCCGACCTGGTCGGCCGCAAGGAGCACCAGATCGTCCGCCAGGGCATCGGCCGCACGTTCCAGACCTCCGTGGTGTTCGAGGAGCTGACGGTGGTGGAGAACCTCGACCTGGCGGCCAGCTTCCGCCGTCCGCTGCGGACGCTGCTGCGGCAGCGTCGCGGGATCTCCGACACGGTCGCCGAGGCGCTGGAGACCATCGGGCTGACGGCGCTGGCGGAACGGCCCGCCGGGGTTCTCTCGCACGGGCAGCGGCAGTGGCTGGAGATCGGGATGCTGATCGCCCAGCGCCCCCGGCTCCTGCTGCTGGACGAGCCCGTCGCCGGGATGAGCCGGGACGAGCGCGAACGCACCGGCGAACTCCTCACCGCCATCGCCGAGGACCACACGGTGATCGTGGTGGAGCACGACATGGAGTTCCTCCGCCGCTACGCCTCCCAGGTCACCGTGCTCCACGAGGGTCGGGTGCTGGTCGAGGGCGGAGTGGCCGAGGTGCGCGCCGACCCCCGCGTCCAAGAGGTCTACCTGGGCCGCAACCGCGAGGAGGCCGCGTGATGCTCGAGGTGACCGGACTGGAGGCGGCGTACGGGCGGGCGCGGGTGCTGTTCGGCGTCGACCTGTCGGTCGAGGCGGGGCGGCTCATGTGCGTGATGGGCCGCAACGGCGTCGGCAAGACCACCCTGCTCAACACCGTCATGGGCGTGCTCAACCCCACGGCGGGCAAGGTCGTCTTCGACGGGAGGGACGTCACCCGGCTGCCCACCTACGAGCGGGTACGACTCGGAATGGGCTACGTCCCCCAAGGCCACGAGACGTTCCCCCAGCTCACCGTGGCGGAGAACCTCCAGGTCACGCTGGAGGCGACCCGTCACCGGGACCGGACGGCGGTCGACGAGGCCCTGGACGTCTTCCCCCGCCTGAAGGAGATGCTCAAACGGCGCGCGGGCTTCCTGTCCGGCGGGCAGCAACAGCAGCTCGCCATCGCCCGCGCGCTGGTCACGCGG
The DNA window shown above is from Thermomonospora umbrina and carries:
- the urtA gene encoding urea ABC transporter substrate-binding protein, with the translated sequence MALVAGCGDSSGTGGSADDGKTIKVGILHSLSGTMSISEVTVANAEKMAVDEINAAGGVLGKKLEVVQEDGASDWPTFAQKAQKLIRKDKVAAVFGGWTSASRKAMLPVFERNKALLWYPVQYEGLESSPYIFYTGATTNQQIVPGLDYLKEKGKKRIFLVGSDYVFPRTANKIIRAYAKANGMEVIGEEYTPLGHTEYSTLVNKVVAAKPDAVFNTLNGDSNVSFFKQLKSAGTTPDKMPVMSVSIAEEEVKGIGVANIVGHPVAWNYYQTTPGAVNEKFVKAFQTRHKGAVTSDPMEAGYNAVHLWAAAVKKAGTTDVEAVKKAAAGIVLDLPEGRVTIDGPTQHMHKTARIGVIQPDGLIKEVWSSGKPIKPDPYLKSYPWAAGLAS
- the urtB gene encoding urea ABC transporter permease subunit UrtB encodes the protein MEGLLNQLPIGLSIAAVLLLIALGLTFTFGQMGVINMAHGEFIMAGAYTAYMLQDWAGAQATAVALPVAFALAGGMGWVLERTAIRHFYGRPLDTLLLTWGVSLVLQQAARDIFGAPNVQVVAPSWLNGRIEVGGTVLPYNRLFILALAIVCVVGIWAYMNRSAQGRRMRAVMQNRELAACSGVATARVDQLTFFIGSGLAGVAGVALTLIGPVGPSLGTYYIVDAFLVVVAGGLGQLRGAVIAAVALGMLNSFAEFWTNASLAKVIVFGAIIAFLQVRPQGMFVLRSRALT
- the urtC gene encoding urea ABC transporter permease subunit UrtC; this encodes MSERTRGYALFGAVALLLLVVAPLALPAFRLDELAKYLCFAIAALGIGLAWGQGGMLTLGQGVFFGLGGYAMGMYLKLHDAGGDLPDFMVWSGVEHLPALWGPFRNPVVAIAAVVVVPVAVAVLLGVLVFRQRVRGAYFALLTQALAAAFVILLVGQQGLTGGTNGLTNFYDVFGRDPEAESTQRTMYFVTAGVLGVLYLLARQLVKSRFGRLLVAVRDGEDRVRFLGYNPATVKTITFAVSAGMAGLAGALFVPVVGIISPSLLGVVPSLELVVAVAVGGRYALAGAILGAVAMNYAKTSLSEQWADGWLYLQGALFILVMTLAPKGAIGLYHQLRDAVARRRGPSVQVTVKEEVPA
- the urtD gene encoding urea ABC transporter ATP-binding protein UrtD — translated: MTALLEIRGLEVVFDGFRALDGVDLTVDQGELRFLIGPNGAGKTTLIDVITGLTRPAGGTVAFGGADLVGRKEHQIVRQGIGRTFQTSVVFEELTVVENLDLAASFRRPLRTLLRQRRGISDTVAEALETIGLTALAERPAGVLSHGQRQWLEIGMLIAQRPRLLLLDEPVAGMSRDERERTGELLTAIAEDHTVIVVEHDMEFLRRYASQVTVLHEGRVLVEGGVAEVRADPRVQEVYLGRNREEAA
- the urtE gene encoding urea ABC transporter ATP-binding subunit UrtE, with the protein product MLEVTGLEAAYGRARVLFGVDLSVEAGRLMCVMGRNGVGKTTLLNTVMGVLNPTAGKVVFDGRDVTRLPTYERVRLGMGYVPQGHETFPQLTVAENLQVTLEATRHRDRTAVDEALDVFPRLKEMLKRRAGFLSGGQQQQLAIARALVTRPRMLILDEPTEGIQPSIVQEIEEAIERLHKEKGLAVLLVEQYLELALRLADGFVILDGGVVQRSGDADDLHDPEVRSLLAV